From one Lycium ferocissimum isolate CSIRO_LF1 chromosome 5, AGI_CSIRO_Lferr_CH_V1, whole genome shotgun sequence genomic stretch:
- the LOC132056009 gene encoding serine/threonine-protein kinase AFC2 isoform X2 has translation MGEGTFGQVLECWDRERKEMVAIKIVRGMKKYRDAAMIEVEMLQQLGKHDNGGNRCVQIRNWFDYRNHICIVFEKLGPSLYDFLRKNNYRSFPIDLVREIGRQLLDCVAFMHDLRLIHTDLKPENILLTSPEYVKVPDYKVSSRSPKDGSYYKRIPKSSAIKVIDFGSTTYDRQNQTYVVSTRHYRAPEVILGLGWTYPCDIWSVGCILVELCSGEALFQTHENLEHLAMMERVLGPLPQHMLKRVDRQAEKYVRRGRLDWPEGATSRDSIKAVLKLARLQNIIMQHVDHSAGDFINLLQGLLRYDPSERMTAREALRHPFFTRDHLRR, from the exons ATGGGTGAAGGTACTTTCGGTCAGGTCCTAGAATGCTGGGACCgtgagaggaaagaaatggtagCTATTAAAATTGTTCGGGGCATGAAGAAATATCGTGATGCTGCAATGATTGAGGTTGAAATGCTTCAACAGCTTGGTAAACATGACAATGGTGGCAATCG TTGCGTACAAATACGGAACTGGTTTGACTATCGTAATCATATCTGTATT GTCTTTGAGAAGCTTGGACCAAGCTTATACGATTTCCTTCGGAAAAACAATTACCGTTCATTTCCCATTGATCTTGTCCGTGAGATTGGAAGACAACTGTTGGATTGTGTAGCAT ttatgcatgatttgcgtCTGATCCATACTGACTTGAAGCCTGAGAACATACTTCTCACCTCCCCAGAATATGTGAAGGTTCCTGACTACAAG GTTTCTTCAAGGTCACCAAAAGACGGCTCTTACTATAAAAGAATTCCAAAATCAAGTGCTATAAAGGTAATTGATTTTGGTAGCACAACATACGACCGTCAAAATCAGACATATGTTGTGTCAACTCGTCATTACCGTGCACCTGAAGTAATTCTAG GTCTTGGATGGACCTACCCATGTGATATATGGAGTGTTGGGTGTATCCTTGTGGAGCTTTGCTCG GGTGAAGCATTGTTTCAAACACACGAGAATTTAGAACACCTTGCTATGATGGAGAGGGTTCTGGGCCCCCTGCCTCAGCACATGCTGAAAAGAGTCGA CCGTCAAGCGGAGAAGTATGTTAGAAGAGGACGGTTGGACTGGCCTGAAGGGGCAACATCTCGTGACAGTATCAAAGCTGTGTTGAAGTTGGCTCGCCTTCAG AACATAATCATGCAGCATGTGGATCATTCTGCTGGGGATTTTATTAATCTATTGCAAGGACTTCTTAGATATGATCCTTCAGAAAGAATGACTGCTCGGGAAGCCCTGCGGCACCCATTCTTCACCCGTGATCATCTTCGGAGGTAG
- the LOC132056009 gene encoding serine/threonine-protein kinase AFC2 isoform X1 — translation METERVTGFPLANLDRRPRKRARLGWDVLPEQPKAQLGLFCGQDVGNVTSYASSRQLTDLTRAPFINKGVAQNGSPPWREDDKDGHFVFELGENITSRYKIQSKMGEGTFGQVLECWDRERKEMVAIKIVRGMKKYRDAAMIEVEMLQQLGKHDNGGNRCVQIRNWFDYRNHICIVFEKLGPSLYDFLRKNNYRSFPIDLVREIGRQLLDCVAFMHDLRLIHTDLKPENILLTSPEYVKVPDYKVSSRSPKDGSYYKRIPKSSAIKVIDFGSTTYDRQNQTYVVSTRHYRAPEVILGLGWTYPCDIWSVGCILVELCSGEALFQTHENLEHLAMMERVLGPLPQHMLKRVDRQAEKYVRRGRLDWPEGATSRDSIKAVLKLARLQNIIMQHVDHSAGDFINLLQGLLRYDPSERMTAREALRHPFFTRDHLRR, via the exons ATGGAAACAGAGCGCGTGACAGGTTTTCCGTTAGCGAATCTGGACCGTCGGCCAAGAAAGAGGGCGCGTCTAGGCTGGGATGTACTACCCGAGCAGCCAAAG GCTCAGCTAGGATTGTTTTGTGGACAAGATGTTGGGAATGTGACAAGCTATGCATCTTCAAGGCAACTCACAGACCTTACTAGAGCTCCCTTTATTAATAAGGGAGTTGCTCAAAATGGTTCTCCCCCTTGGAGAGAAGATGACAAGGATGGGCATTTTGTGTTTGAGCTGGGAGAAAATATAACATCACGCT ATAAAATCCAAAGTAAGATGGGTGAAGGTACTTTCGGTCAGGTCCTAGAATGCTGGGACCgtgagaggaaagaaatggtagCTATTAAAATTGTTCGGGGCATGAAGAAATATCGTGATGCTGCAATGATTGAGGTTGAAATGCTTCAACAGCTTGGTAAACATGACAATGGTGGCAATCG TTGCGTACAAATACGGAACTGGTTTGACTATCGTAATCATATCTGTATT GTCTTTGAGAAGCTTGGACCAAGCTTATACGATTTCCTTCGGAAAAACAATTACCGTTCATTTCCCATTGATCTTGTCCGTGAGATTGGAAGACAACTGTTGGATTGTGTAGCAT ttatgcatgatttgcgtCTGATCCATACTGACTTGAAGCCTGAGAACATACTTCTCACCTCCCCAGAATATGTGAAGGTTCCTGACTACAAG GTTTCTTCAAGGTCACCAAAAGACGGCTCTTACTATAAAAGAATTCCAAAATCAAGTGCTATAAAGGTAATTGATTTTGGTAGCACAACATACGACCGTCAAAATCAGACATATGTTGTGTCAACTCGTCATTACCGTGCACCTGAAGTAATTCTAG GTCTTGGATGGACCTACCCATGTGATATATGGAGTGTTGGGTGTATCCTTGTGGAGCTTTGCTCG GGTGAAGCATTGTTTCAAACACACGAGAATTTAGAACACCTTGCTATGATGGAGAGGGTTCTGGGCCCCCTGCCTCAGCACATGCTGAAAAGAGTCGA CCGTCAAGCGGAGAAGTATGTTAGAAGAGGACGGTTGGACTGGCCTGAAGGGGCAACATCTCGTGACAGTATCAAAGCTGTGTTGAAGTTGGCTCGCCTTCAG AACATAATCATGCAGCATGTGGATCATTCTGCTGGGGATTTTATTAATCTATTGCAAGGACTTCTTAGATATGATCCTTCAGAAAGAATGACTGCTCGGGAAGCCCTGCGGCACCCATTCTTCACCCGTGATCATCTTCGGAGGTAG
- the LOC132056009 gene encoding serine/threonine-protein kinase AFC2 isoform X3 → MTMVAIVMHDLRLIHTDLKPENILLTSPEYVKVPDYKVSSRSPKDGSYYKRIPKSSAIKVIDFGSTTYDRQNQTYVVSTRHYRAPEVILGLGWTYPCDIWSVGCILVELCSGEALFQTHENLEHLAMMERVLGPLPQHMLKRVDRQAEKYVRRGRLDWPEGATSRDSIKAVLKLARLQNIIMQHVDHSAGDFINLLQGLLRYDPSERMTAREALRHPFFTRDHLRR, encoded by the exons ATGACAATGGTGGCAATCG ttatgcatgatttgcgtCTGATCCATACTGACTTGAAGCCTGAGAACATACTTCTCACCTCCCCAGAATATGTGAAGGTTCCTGACTACAAG GTTTCTTCAAGGTCACCAAAAGACGGCTCTTACTATAAAAGAATTCCAAAATCAAGTGCTATAAAGGTAATTGATTTTGGTAGCACAACATACGACCGTCAAAATCAGACATATGTTGTGTCAACTCGTCATTACCGTGCACCTGAAGTAATTCTAG GTCTTGGATGGACCTACCCATGTGATATATGGAGTGTTGGGTGTATCCTTGTGGAGCTTTGCTCG GGTGAAGCATTGTTTCAAACACACGAGAATTTAGAACACCTTGCTATGATGGAGAGGGTTCTGGGCCCCCTGCCTCAGCACATGCTGAAAAGAGTCGA CCGTCAAGCGGAGAAGTATGTTAGAAGAGGACGGTTGGACTGGCCTGAAGGGGCAACATCTCGTGACAGTATCAAAGCTGTGTTGAAGTTGGCTCGCCTTCAG AACATAATCATGCAGCATGTGGATCATTCTGCTGGGGATTTTATTAATCTATTGCAAGGACTTCTTAGATATGATCCTTCAGAAAGAATGACTGCTCGGGAAGCCCTGCGGCACCCATTCTTCACCCGTGATCATCTTCGGAGGTAG